In a genomic window of Bacillota bacterium:
- the hypD gene encoding trans-4-hydroxy-L-proline dehydratase has protein sequence MNERVARLRQESIDAEPWLSTERAELITEFYRQNHEPFPPIQRALAFKHLMENKAIYIGPGELIVGERGPGPKGTPTFPELCCHSLEDLDIINRREKIAFLVSEESRRVYQEEIIPSWRGRSMRDIIFREMSAEWKDAYEAGIFTEFMEQRAPGHTVLDDKIYKKGFLDFQREIDEALEGLDYASDPDAYAKQKQLEAMRICAGAIIRFAQRHAEKAEEMARDETDPSRRRELGQIARVCRHVPANAPRDFWEALQAYWFVHLGVVTELNTWDAFNPGRLDQHLNDFYQRGITSGDLTPESARELLQCFWVKFNNQPAPPKVGVTAAESGTYTDFANINSGGLRPDGSDGVNDVTFLVLDVIDEMRLLQPSSNIQLSKMNPDRFLLRACEIIRKGWGQPSVFNADAVVEEMILQGKSVQDARNGGTSGCVETGAFGKEAYILTGYFNLPKVLEITLNGGNDPRTGRRIGLETGDPRKMGSFEEVLDAFRRQLKFFIDIKVRGSSIIERLYATQMPAPFLSVIIDDCIKKGRDYNDGGPRYNTNYIQGVGLGTITDSLAAIKHHVFDQGDIPWVSLLKALEADFEGYEDLRHALLEDTPKYGNDDDYADSIMVEVFNSYHDEVTGRRNTKGGVYRINMLPTTCHVYFGSVTGALPDGRRAWQPHSEGISPVQGADRHGPTAVLRSASKMDHIRTGGTLLNLKFTPAILQGDTGLQKLAHLIRAYFRLDGHHIQFNVVNAATLRAAQAEPEKYRDLIVRVAGYSDYFCDLSKALQDEIITRTEHACF, from the coding sequence GTGAACGAACGCGTTGCCCGGCTCAGGCAGGAGAGTATCGACGCCGAGCCCTGGCTGTCCACGGAGAGGGCGGAGCTCATCACTGAGTTTTACAGGCAAAACCACGAACCGTTTCCCCCAATCCAGCGTGCCCTAGCCTTCAAGCACCTCATGGAGAACAAGGCCATCTACATAGGTCCAGGGGAACTCATCGTGGGCGAGAGGGGGCCAGGTCCCAAGGGCACGCCTACCTTCCCGGAGCTGTGCTGTCATAGCCTGGAGGACCTGGACATCATCAACCGCAGGGAGAAGATAGCCTTCTTGGTAAGTGAAGAGTCAAGGAGGGTTTACCAGGAGGAGATAATCCCCTCCTGGAGGGGACGCTCCATGCGGGACATCATCTTCCGGGAGATGTCCGCCGAGTGGAAGGACGCCTACGAGGCAGGCATCTTCACGGAGTTCATGGAGCAGCGGGCACCGGGCCACACCGTCCTGGATGATAAGATATACAAAAAGGGGTTCCTGGACTTCCAGCGCGAGATAGACGAGGCGCTGGAAGGCCTTGACTACGCTAGTGACCCGGATGCCTATGCCAAGCAGAAGCAACTGGAAGCCATGAGGATCTGTGCCGGCGCCATTATAAGGTTTGCCCAGCGACATGCGGAAAAAGCTGAGGAGATGGCCCGGGACGAAACAGACCCCAGCCGCCGCCGGGAACTTGGGCAGATAGCCAGGGTGTGCCGGCATGTGCCCGCCAATGCCCCCAGGGACTTCTGGGAGGCGCTCCAGGCCTACTGGTTTGTGCACCTTGGGGTAGTGACTGAGCTGAACACCTGGGATGCCTTCAACCCGGGGAGGCTGGACCAGCACCTGAACGACTTCTACCAGAGGGGCATCACCAGTGGAGACCTGACCCCGGAGTCTGCCCGGGAACTCCTGCAGTGCTTCTGGGTGAAGTTCAACAACCAGCCGGCTCCCCCAAAGGTTGGTGTGACGGCGGCGGAGAGCGGGACCTACACGGACTTCGCCAACATCAACTCCGGGGGCCTGAGGCCTGACGGCTCTGACGGGGTCAACGATGTGACCTTTCTCGTGCTGGATGTCATTGACGAGATGCGGCTACTGCAGCCCAGCTCCAACATACAGCTGAGCAAGATGAACCCCGACCGGTTCCTCCTGAGGGCATGCGAGATCATCCGCAAGGGCTGGGGGCAGCCGTCGGTGTTCAACGCAGATGCAGTGGTTGAGGAGATGATCCTCCAGGGCAAGTCAGTACAGGATGCCAGGAACGGGGGCACCAGCGGCTGTGTTGAGACCGGGGCCTTTGGGAAAGAGGCCTACATCCTCACAGGCTATTTCAACCTGCCCAAGGTCCTCGAGATCACCCTCAATGGCGGAAATGACCCCAGGACGGGGAGGAGGATAGGCCTGGAGACCGGGGATCCCCGGAAGATGGGGTCATTTGAAGAGGTGCTGGATGCCTTCCGCCGGCAGCTGAAGTTCTTCATAGATATCAAGGTCAGGGGCAGCAGCATTATTGAACGCCTTTATGCTACCCAGATGCCCGCGCCCTTCCTATCCGTCATCATCGATGACTGCATAAAGAAGGGCCGGGATTACAACGATGGGGGCCCTCGATACAATACCAACTACATCCAGGGGGTGGGCTTGGGCACCATCACTGACAGTCTTGCCGCCATAAAGCACCACGTGTTCGACCAGGGCGACATCCCCTGGGTATCCCTGTTGAAGGCGCTGGAGGCGGACTTCGAGGGGTACGAAGACCTCCGGCATGCCCTGCTGGAGGACACGCCCAAGTACGGGAACGATGATGACTACGCCGACAGCATCATGGTTGAGGTGTTCAATTCATATCACGATGAGGTCACAGGCCGCAGGAACACCAAGGGCGGCGTGTACAGGATAAACATGCTGCCCACCACCTGCCACGTCTACTTCGGCTCGGTGACAGGGGCCCTTCCCGATGGCAGGCGGGCCTGGCAGCCCCACTCGGAGGGCATCTCCCCGGTCCAGGGGGCTGACCGCCACGGCCCCACAGCGGTGCTCCGGTCGGCCAGCAAGATGGACCACATACGCACAGGGGGAACACTGCTGAACCTGAAGTTCACCCCTGCCATACTCCAGGGCGATACGGGACTCCAGAAACTCGCCCACCTCATAAGGGCATATTTCCGCCTGGACGGGCACCACATACAGTTCAACGTGGTGAATGCGGCAACCCTCCGGGCGGCGCAGGCGGAACCGGAGAAGTACAGGGACCTTATCGTCAGGGTAGCGGGGTACAGCGACTACTTCTGTGACCTGAGCAAGGCACTGCAGGACGAGATCATAACCCGGACGGAGCACGCCTGTTTCTAG
- a CDS encoding rubrerythrin family protein has protein sequence MSTADNLMAAFAGESQANRKYLAFAKKAEAEGYRNVSRVFRAIAEAETIHALKHLEVAGKVGSTLENLATAMEGEHYEFTTMYPEFIEAARAENQEKALKTFELANEAEKVHGRTYQELRARVEQGKDMEDSEVSLCPVCGWVGTGAAPERCPICGAQAKIFQKY, from the coding sequence GTGAGTACCGCAGACAATCTGATGGCTGCCTTCGCAGGGGAATCCCAGGCAAACCGCAAGTACCTGGCCTTTGCCAAAAAGGCCGAGGCTGAGGGCTATAGGAACGTCTCCCGCGTATTCCGTGCCATAGCTGAGGCCGAGACCATTCACGCTCTCAAGCACCTGGAGGTCGCCGGCAAGGTGGGCAGCACCCTTGAGAACCTCGCCACAGCCATGGAGGGTGAGCACTACGAGTTCACCACCATGTACCCGGAGTTCATCGAGGCCGCCAGGGCAGAAAACCAGGAGAAAGCCCTTAAGACCTTTGAGTTGGCCAACGAAGCGGAGAAGGTTCACGGCCGGACCTACCAGGAACTCAGAGCCCGTGTAGAGCAAGGCAAGGATATGGAGGATAGTGAGGTCAGCCTGTGCCCGGTGTGCGGGTGGGTAGGTACCGGAGCCGCGCCCGAGAGGTGCCCCATCTGCGGTGCCCAGGCCAAGATCTTTCAGAAGTACTAG
- a CDS encoding sigma 54-interacting transcriptional regulator yields MDLLPLAAMAVTLQQIADALAAVLQVQVDIVDGDLTRIAKAGAAPDRVGVEPRSGQSYRYVLAHGEPLFIDEPRSHGVCLRCKERDACRATAEIVWPIRRGPAVVGCIGLVAVNERERHRLLDQVEGLTRFTERISDLITAKVSEMENSRALASLASKLENILHSVSDGIMAIQADRRIISINPAACRILGVTDPSVLDGSIFGKTIQGDQVVRCLDLQEDLEDEPVDFTIRGTTLHCAGTVKAIKSPDGYGGVVCVFRTLEAVDRLAVRVHGKDTIYTFDDILGRSPQLAAAKERAMKVARSNATVLLLGDTGTGKEIFARAIHSASPRAGKPFVPVNSGGIPDTLLESELFGYAEGAFTGARKGGKPGKFELAAGGTLFLDEIGDMPLHMQVKLLRVLEHRVLERLGGTQPVPVDVRIIAATNRDLLDLAQRGKFRSDLYYRLNVMPVKIPSLRERPEDIEFLANHFLRVYTALYHREIRSISPETMSILRSYQWPGNVRELQNTVEYAVNVEGSHSILPGSLTSDVLHGSAIDPPSAVKSISDVEAESIRQALETFGYHTEGKRMAARALGIHLSTLYRRLKHLDLEKP; encoded by the coding sequence GTGGATCTCTTGCCGCTGGCCGCCATGGCCGTGACCCTCCAGCAGATAGCCGACGCGCTGGCCGCCGTCTTGCAGGTGCAGGTGGACATCGTTGATGGGGACCTCACCAGGATCGCCAAGGCTGGCGCTGCCCCTGACAGGGTGGGAGTGGAGCCCCGCTCAGGCCAGTCCTACCGGTACGTGCTGGCCCACGGGGAACCACTCTTCATCGATGAGCCTCGTTCCCACGGAGTATGCCTGCGGTGCAAGGAGAGGGATGCCTGCAGGGCCACGGCTGAGATAGTGTGGCCCATTCGCCGCGGCCCAGCGGTGGTAGGATGCATCGGCCTTGTGGCCGTGAACGAGCGGGAGCGTCACCGGCTCCTGGACCAGGTTGAGGGACTCACCAGGTTCACCGAGAGGATATCGGACCTCATAACTGCCAAGGTTTCAGAAATGGAGAACTCCCGGGCCCTGGCGTCCCTGGCCTCGAAGCTGGAGAACATCCTTCACTCCGTTTCCGATGGGATCATGGCTATCCAGGCAGACCGCCGCATCATCAGTATCAACCCGGCAGCCTGCCGGATACTGGGGGTAACAGACCCGTCAGTCCTGGATGGCTCCATATTCGGGAAGACCATCCAGGGCGACCAGGTAGTGCGGTGCCTGGACCTGCAGGAAGACCTGGAGGATGAACCCGTGGACTTCACCATTAGGGGCACCACACTGCACTGTGCGGGAACCGTCAAGGCCATCAAGTCGCCAGATGGATACGGGGGAGTAGTCTGCGTGTTCAGGACCCTGGAGGCCGTTGACCGCCTAGCCGTTAGGGTACACGGGAAGGATACCATCTATACCTTCGATGACATACTGGGAAGGAGCCCCCAGCTCGCCGCTGCGAAGGAGCGGGCAATGAAGGTAGCCAGGAGCAACGCCACCGTGCTTCTCCTGGGTGATACAGGGACAGGCAAGGAGATATTCGCCCGGGCCATACACTCGGCCAGCCCCAGGGCAGGCAAACCCTTTGTCCCCGTCAACTCGGGGGGGATCCCCGACACCCTCCTGGAGAGCGAGCTCTTCGGCTACGCTGAAGGGGCCTTCACCGGTGCCCGGAAGGGCGGGAAGCCCGGGAAGTTCGAGCTGGCTGCAGGGGGCACCCTTTTCCTGGACGAGATCGGAGACATGCCCCTGCACATGCAGGTGAAACTCCTCAGGGTACTGGAGCACCGGGTGCTGGAACGCCTGGGCGGCACCCAGCCCGTCCCAGTTGATGTAAGGATCATTGCCGCGACCAACCGGGACCTTCTTGACCTGGCGCAACGAGGGAAGTTCAGGAGCGACCTCTACTACCGGCTAAATGTCATGCCCGTCAAGATCCCCTCGCTGAGGGAACGCCCCGAGGACATCGAGTTCCTTGCCAACCACTTCCTAAGGGTCTATACAGCCCTATATCACCGGGAGATCAGATCCATCAGCCCGGAGACCATGAGCATTCTCCGTTCCTACCAGTGGCCTGGCAACGTGCGGGAGCTCCAGAACACTGTGGAGTACGCGGTGAACGTAGAAGGCTCCCACTCCATACTCCCAGGGAGTCTCACCAGCGATGTGCTCCACGGGAGCGCCATAGACCCACCCAGTGCCGTTAAGAGCATTAGCGACGTGGAGGCGGAAAGCATCCGTCAAGCCCTGGAAACCTTCGGCTACCACACCGAGGGCAAACGCATGGCTGCGCGCGCCCTCGGCATTCACCTGAGCACCCTCTACCGCCGGCTCAAGCACCTGGATTTGGAAAAGCCCTGA